In the genome of Vicia villosa cultivar HV-30 ecotype Madison, WI linkage group LG7, Vvil1.0, whole genome shotgun sequence, one region contains:
- the LOC131617943 gene encoding protein NONRESPONDING TO OXYLIPINS 2, mitochondrial-like, which yields MASSHCTRRLFSLSSFKSALRPTTNHSPLLNASPSITPHRQFSPFIRNCAYQLGSVQSLLPLHNTVATCRMVSNLSIDSRNCHDVSQVTLSCNHPGP from the exons ATGGCTTCTTCTCATTGCACTCGACGTCTTTTCTCCCTTTCTTCCTTCAAATCAGCTCTCAGACCCACCACAAACCATTCTCCTCTTCTCAACGCTTCTCCTTCAATAACCCCTCACCGTCAATTCTCACCCTTTATCAG AAATTGTGCATACCAGCTTGGGAGTGTGCAATCTCTTTTGCCTCTACATAATACAGTAGCAACTTGTAGAATGGTATCCAATCTAAGCATTGATTCAAGGAATTGTCATGATGTTTCACAGGTTACTCTTTCTTGCAACCATCCTGGACCCTAG